One region of Leptolyngbya sp. 'hensonii' genomic DNA includes:
- a CDS encoding F0F1 ATP synthase subunit gamma: protein MANLKFIRDRIKSVKNTKKITEAMRLVAAAKVRRAQEQVIATRPFADRLAQVLYGLQGRLRFEDADLPLLRKREVKTVGLLVISGDRGLCGAYNTNVIRRAENRAKEIQAEGLNYQYILVGRKAAQYFQRRSQPIDEIYTNLEQIPTAAEASMVADKLLSLFLSETVDRVELVYTRFVSLISSRPVVQTLLPLDPQGLEASDDEIFRLTTKGGQFQVERQKMSSPLENLPRDMIFEQDPVQILDALLPLYLNNQLLRAMQESAASELAARMSAMSNASENASDLIGTLTLSYNKARQAAITQEILEVVGGAEALG, encoded by the coding sequence ATGGCAAATCTTAAGTTTATTCGCGATCGCATCAAGTCGGTCAAGAACACCAAGAAAATCACTGAGGCGATGCGTTTGGTGGCCGCCGCTAAAGTTCGTCGGGCCCAAGAGCAGGTGATTGCTACCCGACCTTTTGCCGATCGTCTGGCTCAGGTTCTCTATGGCCTGCAGGGTCGCTTGCGTTTTGAAGATGCCGATCTGCCTCTGTTGCGGAAGCGAGAGGTGAAAACGGTGGGGCTGTTGGTGATCTCCGGCGATCGGGGTCTCTGTGGCGCTTACAACACAAACGTGATTCGTCGGGCAGAAAATCGGGCCAAGGAGATTCAGGCGGAAGGTTTGAACTACCAGTACATCCTGGTGGGACGCAAAGCTGCCCAATATTTCCAGCGGCGCAGTCAGCCGATTGATGAGATCTACACCAATCTGGAGCAGATTCCTACCGCAGCGGAAGCTTCCATGGTCGCTGACAAGCTGTTGTCTCTGTTTCTGTCAGAAACGGTCGATCGGGTGGAGTTAGTTTATACTCGCTTTGTCTCCTTGATTAGCTCTCGACCTGTGGTTCAAACCCTGTTACCTCTCGATCCACAAGGTCTGGAAGCCTCTGATGACGAGATCTTCCGTTTGACCACGAAAGGGGGGCAGTTCCAGGTGGAACGGCAGAAAATGTCCTCTCCCCTTGAGAATCTGCCCAGAGACATGATCTTTGAGCAGGATCCAGTGCAGATTCTGGATGCCCTATTGCCGCTATATCTGAATAACCAGTTACTCCGGGCGATGCAGGAATCTGCAGCCAGCGAACTGGCTGCTCGGATGTCGGCGATGAGTAATGCCAGTGAGAACGCCAGTGATTTGATTGGTACCCTGACTCTGTCCTATAACAAAGCCAGACAGGCTGCCATCACCCAGGAAATTCTGGAAGTGGTTGGTGGTGCAGAAGCACTCGGTTAA
- the atpA gene encoding F0F1 ATP synthase subunit alpha — translation MVSIRPDEISNIIRQQIEQYDQDVKVSNVGTVLSVGDGIARVYGLDRVMASELLEFEDGTVGIAFNLEEDNVGVVLMGDGRSIQEGSSVTSTGRIAQIPVGDAMIGRVVDALARPIDGKGEIHTTDTRLIESPAPGIIERKSVYQPLQTGITAIDAMIPIGRGQRELIIGDRQTGKTSVAMDTILNQKGGDVICVYVAIGQKASTVANIVNIFRERGALDYTIVVAANANDPATLQFFAPYTGASLAEYFMYKGKHTLVVYDDLSKQAQAYRQMSLLLRRPPGREAYPGDVFYIHSRLLERAAKLSPELGEGSMTALPIVETQAGDVSAYIPTNVISITDGQIFLSSDLFNSGLRPAVNAGISVSRVGSAAQTKAMKKVAGKVKLELAQFAELEAFSQFASDLDKSTQNQLARGQRLREILKQAQYSPLPLSEQVAVIYAGINGYLDDIALEKVGGYLKSFRDYLKTSKQRYIEIVQNDKQLTDEAETLLKEAIAESKKTYLATA, via the coding sequence ACGGTGCTGTCCGTTGGTGACGGTATTGCTCGGGTTTATGGCCTGGATCGGGTCATGGCCAGTGAACTGCTGGAGTTTGAAGACGGAACGGTAGGGATCGCCTTCAACCTGGAAGAAGACAACGTGGGTGTGGTGCTGATGGGGGATGGCCGATCGATCCAGGAAGGGAGTTCTGTAACCTCCACGGGTCGCATCGCTCAGATTCCCGTAGGAGATGCCATGATTGGCCGTGTGGTTGATGCCCTGGCCCGTCCGATCGATGGCAAAGGAGAGATCCACACCACGGATACCCGCCTGATTGAGTCCCCTGCACCTGGGATTATTGAGCGAAAGTCCGTATACCAACCCTTGCAAACCGGGATTACTGCAATTGATGCCATGATCCCCATTGGCCGGGGGCAGCGAGAACTGATTATTGGTGACCGCCAAACCGGTAAAACCTCCGTTGCAATGGACACCATCCTGAATCAGAAGGGTGGCGATGTGATCTGCGTCTATGTGGCCATCGGTCAGAAGGCTTCTACGGTTGCGAACATCGTCAACATTTTCCGGGAACGGGGTGCTCTGGATTACACCATTGTCGTTGCTGCCAACGCCAACGACCCGGCGACCCTGCAATTCTTTGCCCCTTACACGGGTGCTAGCCTGGCTGAGTACTTCATGTACAAAGGCAAGCACACCTTGGTTGTTTATGATGACCTGTCCAAGCAGGCTCAAGCTTATCGTCAGATGTCCCTGCTGCTGCGTCGTCCGCCAGGTCGGGAAGCTTATCCTGGGGATGTCTTCTACATCCACTCTCGCTTGCTGGAGCGGGCTGCCAAGCTCAGCCCTGAGTTGGGTGAAGGAAGTATGACTGCCCTGCCGATCGTGGAAACCCAGGCGGGTGACGTCTCTGCCTACATTCCCACCAACGTGATTTCGATTACGGATGGTCAGATCTTCCTGTCTTCTGACCTGTTCAACTCCGGTCTCCGTCCTGCAGTGAACGCGGGTATCTCCGTTTCTCGGGTGGGTTCTGCAGCCCAAACCAAAGCGATGAAGAAAGTTGCGGGTAAGGTGAAGCTGGAACTGGCTCAGTTCGCCGAACTGGAAGCATTTTCTCAGTTTGCTTCTGATCTGGATAAATCAACCCAGAACCAACTGGCTCGGGGACAGCGGTTGCGGGAAATTTTGAAGCAGGCTCAGTACTCACCCCTGCCTTTGAGTGAGCAGGTGGCGGTTATCTATGCCGGGATCAACGGATACCTGGATGACATTGCCCTGGAGAAAGTGGGGGGCTACTTGAAGTCCTTCCGGGATTACCTCAAAACCAGTAAGCAGCGCTACATTGAAATCGTTCAAAACGATAAGCAGTTGACTGATGAAGCTGAAACGCTGCTGAAGGAAGCCATTGCAGAATCCAAGAAAACCTACCTGGCTACTGCCTGA